The window CAAGATCCCGAAATGGGCATTTGAAAAGTTCCCCGGCGCGGAAGACATGCTCGGCACCCAGATGAAATCCGTCGGCGAAGTGATGGCCATTGGCCGCACATTCAAGGAAGCGTTTCTGAAAGGCGTTCGCTCTTTGGAGCGTCGCGGTTCGCCCTATGTCGGATACGTGGACGACGAAACCTTGCGCCGTAAACTGATCATTCCCAATTCCGACCGCATTCACTACCTGCACGCGGCGTTCGAGCGCGGGTGGACAATTGACGAACTCCATGAGCTGACCAATGTTGATCCGTGGTTTTTGAACCAACTCAAGCAAATCGTCGAATTGCAGAATGAAATCAAAGAGGAAGGCTTTTCGTCGCTTTCCGCCGACCAGATTCGGCGCGCCAAGCGTATGGGCTTTTCCGATGCGCGTATCGCCGACCTGTTGAAAACCACAGAAGATGAAATTCGCAGCAAACGGCTGGCTGAAAATATCAAACCAGTGTTCAAACGCGTTGACACTTGCGGCGCGGAGTTTGAGTCCTTTACGCCTTATCTTTACTCGACTTATGAAAGTGAATGCGAAGCTGCGCCGAGTAATCGCCGCAAAATCATGATTTTGGGTTCCGGTCCCAATCGAATCGGCCAGGGGATTGAGTTCGATTATTGCTGTTGTCACGCCGCTTTCGCATTGAAAGAAGACGGATACGAAACGATTATGGTGAATTGCAACCCGGAAACCGTTTCGACCGATTACGACACCTCCGACCGTCTGTATTTCGAGCCGCTGACCTTTGAAGACGTCATGCACATTGTTGAGTTGGAAAAGCCCGAAGGCGTTATCGTGCAATTCGGTGGGCAAACGCCGCTGAATTTGGCAATGCGGCTGCACAAAGCCGGAGTTCCAATCATCGGAACTTCGCCGGAATCCATTGACTTGGCCGAAGACCGCAAGCGATTCGGCAAATTGATCGCCGACCTGAACATTCCGCAACCGATCAATGGCACTGCTGTAACAATTGACGAAGCCAAACGGGTGGCCGCAGGTATCGGTTATCCGGTACTGGTTCGTCCGAGTTATGTGCTGGGCGGACGAGCGATGATGATCGTGTACGACGAAGCCAGTCTGGAACAGTACATGAAAAACGCCGTCGAAGCCTCGCCGGAAAAGCCTGTGCTGATTGATCGTTTTCTGGAAGACGCGTTTGAAGTTGATGTGGACGCGCTGGCCGATGGCGAGCGCTGCGTCATCGCCGGAATTCAGGAACACATTGAAGAAGCCGGGATTCACTCCGGGGATTCTTCGTGTGTGTTGCCGCCTTACATGGTCAAACCGGAACATCTGGACACAATGCGCAAATACACGCGCCAGCTTGCGAAGGCACTTGAAGTTCGCGGCTTGATGAACATTCAGTTCGCCATCAAAGACGACATTGTTTACGTGCTGGAAGTCAATCCGCGAGCCTCGCGTACGGTTCCATTTGTCTCCAAAGCGGTCGGCGTTCCGCTGGCCAAGATCGCTGCGCGCGTGATGACGGGCCGAAAACTGGGTGAATTCAATCTACCGGACGAACTCACGGTCAGCAGCTTCTTCATAAAAGGACCGGTGTTTCCTTTCGCCAAATTCCCCGGCGTTGATCCTGTGCTTGGGCCGGAAATGCGTTCGACAGGCGAGG is drawn from Acidobacteriota bacterium and contains these coding sequences:
- the carB gene encoding carbamoyl-phosphate synthase large subunit, with product MPKRTDLRKIMIIGSGPIVIGQACEFDYSGTQACRALKQEGYEIVLVNSNPATIMTDPELADRTYVEPLTIEAATAIIERERPDALLPTVGGQTALNLTVKLAESGVLKQYGVELIGAKLEAIKVGEDRLLFKKAMDEIGLQMPKARFCHSMAEAQAATEEINFPTIIRPSFTLGGTGGGIAYNYEEFEEIAERGLTASPISEILVEESIIGWKEYELEVMRDLADNVVIICSIENFDAMGVHTGDSITVAPAQTLTDREYQMMRDASIKIIRKVGVETGGSNIQFALNPRDGSLRVIEMNPRVSRSSALASKATGFPIAKIAAKLAVGYTLDEIPNDITKKTPASFEPTIDYVVAKIPKWAFEKFPGAEDMLGTQMKSVGEVMAIGRTFKEAFLKGVRSLERRGSPYVGYVDDETLRRKLIIPNSDRIHYLHAAFERGWTIDELHELTNVDPWFLNQLKQIVELQNEIKEEGFSSLSADQIRRAKRMGFSDARIADLLKTTEDEIRSKRLAENIKPVFKRVDTCGAEFESFTPYLYSTYESECEAAPSNRRKIMILGSGPNRIGQGIEFDYCCCHAAFALKEDGYETIMVNCNPETVSTDYDTSDRLYFEPLTFEDVMHIVELEKPEGVIVQFGGQTPLNLAMRLHKAGVPIIGTSPESIDLAEDRKRFGKLIADLNIPQPINGTAVTIDEAKRVAAGIGYPVLVRPSYVLGGRAMMIVYDEASLEQYMKNAVEASPEKPVLIDRFLEDAFEVDVDALADGERCVIAGIQEHIEEAGIHSGDSSCVLPPYMVKPEHLDTMRKYTRQLAKALEVRGLMNIQFAIKDDIVYVLEVNPRASRTVPFVSKAVGVPLAKIAARVMTGRKLGEFNLPDELTVSSFFIKGPVFPFAKFPGVDPVLGPEMRSTGEVMGMADSFGGAFAKAQMGANSTLPTEGTAFISVNDNDKTNAVRIAKRLYELGFKIVATRGTAGVLNESGVPTEKVYKVNEGRPNVVDLIKSDEIDLIVNTPLGRASYYDERAIRRAAMQYSVVTFTTLTGANAAASAITAMKKDGKLSVISLQEHHS